The following coding sequences lie in one Phalacrocorax carbo chromosome 3, bPhaCar2.1, whole genome shotgun sequence genomic window:
- the CRIPT gene encoding cysteine-rich PDZ-binding protein: protein MVCEKCEKKLGTVITPDTWKDGARNTTESGGRKLNENKALTSKKARFDPYGKNKFAICRICKSSVHQPGSHYCQGCAYKKGICSMCGKKVLDTKNYKQTSV, encoded by the exons ATGGTGTGCGAGAAGT GCGAGAAGAAACTCGGTACGGTAATCACTCCCGATACGTGGAAAGATGGTGCGAGAAACACTACAG AAAGTGGTGGCCGTaagttaaatgaaaacaaagcgTTGACCTCAAAGAAGGCAAG gTTTGATCCTTATGGAAAGAACAAATTTGCAATATGTCGGATCTGTAAGAGTTCTGTCCATCAGCCAGGGTCTCACTATTGCCAAGGATGTGCCTATAAAAAAG GCATCTGCTCAATGTGTGGCAAGAAGGTCTTGGATACGAAGAACTACAAGCAAACTTCTGTCTAA